The genome window tattattttgattattatttattttatttgagataatttatgaaattatatttttttttaatttcatttccattcaactttttaatttgtaagatttgttcctcatttattttaataaaattaaaaaaaataaaacattaataagttattttccaactcattttctatgaaataaccaaacactgaaaaatattttccaacttatttttcattacactaccaaacatcaaaaaataattcactttcctggaattcacttttccggaattcacttttcaaaaggaaactacgttccagcaaacaaacggggccttaaaACATGTTCAAATACAAAACACACACAAAGACGAACACTGTTaagaatacaaaaataaacctgACTCTGAGTTTGCTCTTcagagatcaccagttcgagtatTACAAACCTTAGGGTCACTGGACGCTTACCTAGTCTTTAACTTCAGGGCCTCGAAAGATTAGTATAGGTGTATCTAAACTGACTCGAACATccacgattaaaaaaaaaatacaaaaccaaactGTGTCCACAGgagcacatattaaaaaaaatcaaccgaTAACAACTCAATAATGGAAGACATAAACATTATACTCCACAATAGCATTACCAGTTTTGAAGTCAATCTCATGAGTATTTGCCTGAGCATAGCCTCTTGCAAACCTGAAAAGCCCACTTCCACCAACAATAGGCATCTCTCTGATGCCGGAAAACACATTGTTTCGCCCCAGAATGCTAAGGGTGCTACCATTATACTTCCCTTCTGTGAAAACAAAGTTCAACGCCATCAGAAAACTAAGTTCACTTTGTGATGCCGATGCATAAATCCCCTGTGCTCTTCCTACAAGCTTTGAGCCGATCTCGGGCTTTACGGTCAAAGGGTCATCCATCATTGTGACCAGCCCAAATGATGAGAAGGATTTCTTAGTAATGGCTGCTCGGACAACTGGAACAGCAGTTGGGTTTCTTCCACCGACTATGTCATGGAAGTAGAAGTGAAGGTGGCTTAGTTTCTCTCGTTTGAGGCCTAATTTTTTTGGAGACAAGTGTCCTGAGAAACTGTCAGACTTTACTGTAACAAGGGTCAAGGAGAAGAGAATAATAATGTTGAAGAGAAAAACGAAGGAACTAGTGGCATTTGTGGAGATTTTGGCCATGGTGAATCAGAACTAATTGATGGTTGGCAGAGAAAGAATAGAAGGTTTAAATGGGCAAAGGTTTGGTATCAAGGAGGAGTTCGTAGCGGGGAGAGCCTTTCAAATAAAAGTGTCTCTTGGGAGTTGGGAGTGCGGTTTGGTGAGGCGAgattatattagatttttttatggggtccaaaaaaaaaacatttatttgtagaatttaattcggtgtagattgtatttaaattaaatgtatctccaataaaaaaaaaaacttcaaatctcGCCTCACTCTCAAACTCATCTAaagtattaaaacaaaatcacatatcctacaaaacaaatatattatcaCCAATGAGATCTTGACACAATTACAAAACGTGtattatgccaaaaaaaaaaagagagtatgaATACTActcaaaatgttaaaattaagaaacaaatcttgaaCACTTTTGGCTTTCAGATCATGAATAAGATAAATTATCTTTaaagtgtgtttatttttgtgttttaaaagtgtttttgaaaaaaaattaagattttatttatttttatttattttaaattaatttttttaatgttttcatatcgttttaatgtgttaatataaaaaataattttaaaaaaataaaaaatattatttttatgtatttccaagtaaaaaacactttaaaaatcaatcactaCCACACTCAACAACACCCCTTTaataaacctgaaaaaaaaaatctcttaccATTTACACTGTGTTCTAAGAGAAATAATTGTGAATTCCAAAGCTTTCTATAAACAACATGCTTTAAGCAtcagaaaataagtaaaatgtGAATAGAATGTATAGCATGAACAACCAATATCAGTGAAAAACAATGTCATCAATAGTTATTCATTCATTATTGTTGTTTGTCATCCTATTTGTgttgtttgaaaatgtgataataattatttttaaaaatattttttatttgaaaatatattaaaataatatatatttttttaaaattaattttgatatagtacatcaaaacaatttaaaatataaaaaaataaaaaaattatttttttcaaaaatatttttaaaattaaaaaataaacaggtaTCAATATTGAGAGAAGCATGAACAGAGAAATTAAGAAGTCTGATGGCTGAATAAAATTAATGCCACGCAAAATCATCATACAAATTAGGGGCAATTGTTAAGTCAATCAAAGGAAAAGGGTATACTTTATGGAAGGGAGGAAAATAAATTCAGGCCGTCCAAGGATGAGTCAATTATAGGGAAAGTAAATTATGCTCAAGAACTCAAATATTGAATAAAGAGAACATTAGACAAGCACGACGTCTTGAGATTTCGGAATGAAAGGTAACCTACCCATAACCTACTTTTCCATGACAAATTTTAGTTGCGTTTTGTGCTTTAGACTacgtgtgtgtttggtattgcggtagtggttgtggttgtggtttgaaaaaagtagttttataaaaagtacttttaattgaggttggtttgaaaaaataggtgtttgattaaaaccgtggttgaaattgaggttgaaaaaaagtagtttaatgtgtttgggtaataatgcttttgaaattgaggttataaaataattttaaaaaatatatattaatattgatagttttaaatttaaatattatagaattaattactcatattacattatgaaataaataatactttatataaaatattttttattattccattaaactatttaataatacaattaaataaaatattatcatgtataaaattgatattacaatgcgagtaaatttaatttattttatactagtttttcggtaaaaatatattgttcatATCACAgtgcaaataaatttaatttactctaaactatttttttaaaaaaaatattaataaatttttttttttttaaaaaaaaaaaaaaaaaaaaaaaaaaaaaaaaaaaaaaaaaaagtgtttaaaCAGTGCacgtgaattgcactgttcacgtgaacagtgcaattctcctgcactgttcacgtgaacagtgtacCATGTACACTGtacatgttaattgcactgttcagtgaacagtgcaattagcatgcacaGTGAATGGAAAGCATGATTTTCctgcttttcatttttaacgTTTCAGCCGCAAAAAACACGTGGGACCCAGGCAcagtaaatcaagttttttcatTACCAAACGGCTGCCAactgcgttttaattaaaacgcagccgcagccgcgtaaacaaacggaCCCGTAGAGACAGAGTTCAGATTGTGAGAAAAGTGAAATGGTAGTCGGTAGATGTGAGTCTGTGACAGCATGGTCTAAAGAAGACAAACGGGCAAGACTGTTGGACGTTTGAATTTTGTGGTTTTCCTCGAAAGAAGGGCACTTGTGATTTTGCTTTTAGAGCCTTGTCAACTTTTAT of Populus trichocarpa isolate Nisqually-1 chromosome 16, P.trichocarpa_v4.1, whole genome shotgun sequence contains these proteins:
- the LOC7469900 gene encoding dirigent protein 22 — encoded protein: MAKISTNATSSFVFLFNIIILFSLTLVTVKSDSFSGHLSPKKLGLKREKLSHLHFYFHDIVGGRNPTAVPVVRAAITKKSFSSFGLVTMMDDPLTVKPEIGSKLVGRAQGIYASASQSELSFLMALNFVFTEGKYNGSTLSILGRNNVFSGIREMPIVGGSGLFRFARGYAQANTHEIDFKTGNAIVEYNVYVFHY